One Paenibacillus sp. FSL H7-0737 DNA segment encodes these proteins:
- a CDS encoding HAD-IIA family hydrolase, producing MEQIKGLLIDLDGTLYHGQKMIPGADLLIKGLREVGIPFLFVTNNSSRTAANVAAHLCGMGIDAKAEEVCTSSMAAARYIAEESPGAAVAILGEEGLHVACTEAGLRIVTDSPDYVLQGIDRSFNYTSLSQASRWILGGAKFVLTNPDLMLPSDDGIMPGAGTIGAAIEAASGVSPVVIGKPESHLIKFATDLLGIEPEHAVVVGDNMRTDIAAGVNAGCRTVLVFTGLTNAENLDHYKNLTGISPDEICADLTELKTFLGV from the coding sequence ATGGAACAGATTAAAGGATTATTGATTGACTTAGATGGTACGTTATACCATGGGCAAAAAATGATTCCTGGTGCTGATTTACTGATTAAAGGTCTGCGTGAAGTGGGCATTCCTTTTTTATTTGTTACCAACAATTCATCGCGTACAGCTGCTAATGTGGCTGCACATTTATGTGGAATGGGAATCGATGCGAAAGCTGAGGAGGTATGTACCTCATCAATGGCGGCCGCACGTTACATAGCTGAGGAATCACCTGGGGCTGCAGTGGCGATACTTGGAGAAGAGGGTTTGCATGTGGCTTGTACCGAAGCTGGGCTCCGCATTGTCACAGACTCACCCGATTATGTACTGCAAGGCATCGATCGCTCCTTCAACTATACGTCGCTCTCGCAAGCTTCACGCTGGATTCTGGGAGGAGCAAAGTTTGTACTCACTAACCCAGACTTAATGCTGCCATCAGATGATGGCATTATGCCTGGCGCAGGTACGATCGGAGCAGCCATCGAGGCTGCTAGTGGAGTGAGTCCGGTAGTGATTGGCAAGCCGGAATCCCATTTAATCAAATTTGCGACAGATCTTCTTGGTATAGAGCCTGAACATGCAGTGGTTGTCGGTGATAATATGCGTACAGATATAGCAGCTGGAGTAAATGCGGGCTGTCGTACAGTTCTTGTATTTACCGGATTAACCAATGCAGAAAATCTTGACCACTATAAAAACCTTACCGGAATCTCACCGGATGAAATTTGTGCCGATTTAACTGAACTTAAAACGTTTCTCGGTGTATAA
- the rnz gene encoding ribonuclease Z, whose protein sequence is MELYFLGTNAGVPTIQRNVTSIALRLLEERRSIWMFDCGEGTQHQVLRSPIRLGKLEKLFITHLHGDHLFGLPGLLSSRGYQGGTSPLTVYGPPGLKAYLDISLAVSQSRIPYKIEIVEHTGGTVFEDDGFKVEAALLEHRIDSYGYRVTEKDSPGSLNTELLKSFGLKPGPLYGKLKKGEDVITDDGVRICAADVVREPKRGRIVTILGDTRPCSGALELSLHADLIVHEATFAHDLAEMAYQYHHSTARQAAELAKEANAGQLLLTHFSSRYSSSEELIPLLEEAELIFPETLLAEEFGTYPIYRRQNGQLGK, encoded by the coding sequence ATGGAATTATATTTTTTAGGTACGAATGCAGGGGTACCAACTATACAACGCAATGTAACGTCGATTGCATTAAGACTTCTTGAAGAACGCCGTAGCATTTGGATGTTCGATTGCGGGGAAGGGACTCAGCATCAGGTTCTTCGCTCACCGATTCGCCTAGGGAAGCTGGAAAAGCTATTTATTACACACTTACACGGAGATCATCTATTTGGTCTTCCAGGTTTATTATCTAGTCGTGGTTATCAGGGAGGGACTTCTCCTTTAACGGTTTATGGTCCACCTGGATTGAAGGCATACTTAGATATATCCTTAGCTGTGAGCCAATCCCGAATTCCATACAAGATTGAGATTGTTGAGCATACAGGAGGAACGGTATTTGAGGATGATGGTTTTAAAGTGGAGGCAGCATTATTAGAGCATCGTATTGATAGCTATGGTTACCGGGTAACGGAAAAGGATAGTCCTGGGAGCCTCAATACGGAATTACTAAAGAGTTTTGGCTTAAAGCCTGGACCGTTATATGGAAAATTAAAAAAAGGTGAAGATGTTATAACGGATGACGGTGTTCGTATCTGCGCTGCTGATGTTGTTAGAGAACCTAAAAGAGGGCGTATTGTTACGATCTTGGGAGACACAAGACCTTGTTCAGGAGCTTTAGAACTCTCACTTCATGCAGACCTTATCGTTCATGAAGCAACCTTTGCTCATGATCTGGCAGAAATGGCGTATCAATACCATCACAGTACCGCACGTCAAGCTGCAGAGCTAGCAAAGGAAGCCAATGCAGGCCAACTATTGTTGACTCATTTCAGCTCTCGTTACAGTTCGTCTGAAGAGTTAATTCCTTTGCTGGAAGAAGCTGAACTCATTTTTCCAGAGACATTATTAGCGGAGGAATTCGGCACATATCCAATTTATCGAAGACAAAACGGGCAATTGGGGAAATGA
- the metH gene encoding methionine synthase translates to MGTMIQQVPLTGEDFGGEELDGCNEMLVLTRPEVIQTIHEQYLEAGADLIETNTFGATSVVLAEYDIPQRAREINLVAAKLARNAVDKYDTPDRPRYVVGAMGPTTKTLSVTGGVTFQELVDSYEEQAVALIDGQVDALLLETSQDTLNVKAGSIGIRNAFEKTGIKLPVMISGTIEPMGTTLAGQNIEAFYISLEHLKPISIGLNCATGPEFMRDHIRSLSAISSAAVSCYPNAGLPDENGHYHESPDSLARKIAAFAEKGWLNIAGGCCGTTPEHIRAMSEALSQFPPRPLAGNHPPALSGIEPIYIENDNRPYMVGERTNVLGSRKFKRLIVEGKYEEASEIARAQVKSGAQVIDVCVQDPDRDEIEDIKLFLELVVKKVKVPLMIDTTDPKVIDLALQYCQGKAIINSINLEDGEEKFELVTPLIHKYGAAIVVGTIDETGQAIKATDKLEVAKRSYDLLVNKYGLAGEDLIFDTLVFPVGTGDEQYIGSAKETIDGIRLIKEALPGVHTILGISNVSFGLPEAGREVLNSVFLYECTKAGLDYAIVNTEKVERYASIPAEDRRLAEELIYNTNDDTLAAFVAAFRGKKVEKKEKISNLSLEERLASYVVEGTKEGLIPDLNEALTKSGPLEIINGPLMAGMSEVGRLFNNNELIVAEVLQSAEVMKASVGHLEQFMKKDETSVKGKIMLATVKGDVHDIGKNLVEIILSNNGYQIINLGIKVPPETIIEAFRREKADAIGLSGLLVKSAQQMVLTAQDLRTAGIDVPIMVGGAALTRKFTKTRIRPEYDGLVLYAKDAMDGLDIANRLMNPVEREKIAEEIRVEAESAVAVAPKQELPTLTRAVRSKISPDAPVFVPPDLERHVIRNYPLGHIIPYVNMQMLLGHHLGLRGSVEAQLAAGDERTVELKGTVDDILHQAMLEGTITPHAMYQFFPAQSSGNDIIVYNPQNTAEILHTFTFPRQGVEPYLCLADFLKSVDSGMMDYVGFLVVTAGHGVRELSTALKDNGDYLRSHALQSVALEVAEGLAERVHHMMRDTWGFPDPADMTMKQRHGARYQGIRVSFGYPACPDLEDQGPLFKLLSPEDIGVHLTEGFMMEPEASVSAMVFAHPEAQYFNVEKL, encoded by the coding sequence ATGGGCACAATGATCCAACAGGTGCCTCTGACAGGTGAGGATTTTGGTGGGGAAGAATTGGACGGCTGTAATGAAATGCTAGTATTAACTCGTCCAGAAGTAATTCAGACGATTCATGAGCAGTATCTAGAAGCAGGTGCTGATCTCATTGAAACGAATACATTTGGTGCAACGTCTGTTGTACTTGCTGAATATGATATTCCGCAGCGGGCTCGTGAAATTAATCTGGTTGCAGCAAAGCTAGCTCGCAATGCCGTTGATAAATATGATACACCAGATCGTCCCCGCTATGTCGTAGGTGCGATGGGTCCTACAACAAAGACACTCTCTGTTACAGGAGGCGTCACTTTCCAAGAGCTCGTTGATAGCTACGAGGAACAGGCAGTGGCATTGATTGATGGTCAAGTAGATGCGTTATTGCTAGAGACCTCTCAGGATACGCTGAACGTGAAAGCTGGAAGTATAGGTATTCGAAATGCATTTGAGAAGACGGGTATCAAATTGCCAGTGATGATTTCGGGAACAATAGAGCCGATGGGTACCACACTTGCTGGTCAGAACATTGAAGCATTCTATATTTCTTTAGAACATCTGAAGCCTATCTCTATAGGTCTGAACTGTGCGACGGGTCCAGAGTTCATGCGTGATCATATTCGTTCACTTTCTGCAATCTCTTCAGCGGCTGTGAGTTGTTATCCGAACGCTGGACTGCCAGATGAGAATGGGCATTATCATGAATCTCCTGATTCTCTTGCGCGTAAAATTGCTGCGTTTGCAGAAAAGGGATGGCTTAACATTGCGGGAGGTTGTTGCGGAACGACACCGGAACATATCCGTGCTATGTCGGAGGCACTTTCACAATTCCCTCCACGTCCGCTTGCAGGAAATCATCCGCCGGCACTTTCTGGGATTGAACCTATTTATATTGAGAACGACAACCGTCCATACATGGTTGGTGAACGTACGAATGTATTAGGATCGCGTAAGTTTAAACGTCTTATCGTCGAAGGTAAATATGAGGAAGCCTCAGAAATTGCCCGTGCACAGGTGAAGAGTGGTGCTCAAGTTATCGACGTCTGCGTGCAAGATCCGGACCGTGATGAGATTGAAGATATTAAGCTGTTTCTAGAATTAGTTGTAAAAAAGGTTAAAGTTCCTTTGATGATCGATACTACCGATCCGAAGGTTATTGATCTGGCATTACAGTACTGTCAAGGTAAGGCGATAATTAACTCCATTAACCTTGAAGATGGTGAAGAAAAATTTGAGCTGGTCACTCCATTGATTCATAAGTATGGCGCAGCTATCGTAGTGGGTACGATTGATGAGACAGGACAAGCAATCAAGGCTACGGACAAACTGGAAGTTGCCAAACGCTCCTACGACTTACTAGTGAACAAATACGGATTAGCTGGAGAAGACCTTATTTTCGACACGCTTGTGTTCCCTGTAGGAACCGGGGATGAACAATATATTGGCTCTGCTAAAGAAACTATTGATGGGATTCGTCTAATCAAAGAAGCACTTCCAGGTGTTCATACGATCTTGGGGATCAGCAACGTTTCCTTTGGATTACCGGAAGCAGGACGTGAAGTGCTGAATTCAGTATTCCTCTATGAGTGCACTAAGGCTGGATTGGATTATGCGATCGTAAATACCGAGAAGGTAGAACGTTATGCGTCTATTCCTGCTGAAGACCGTCGTCTTGCGGAGGAATTAATTTATAATACGAATGACGACACGCTTGCTGCTTTTGTAGCCGCCTTCCGAGGGAAAAAGGTTGAGAAAAAAGAGAAAATTTCTAACCTGTCACTAGAAGAGCGTCTGGCTTCATATGTAGTTGAAGGCACCAAAGAAGGACTTATTCCAGACCTTAATGAGGCGCTTACCAAATCAGGACCTTTGGAGATTATCAATGGCCCGCTAATGGCCGGGATGTCAGAGGTTGGACGGCTGTTTAATAACAATGAGTTGATTGTTGCTGAGGTGCTGCAAAGCGCTGAAGTGATGAAGGCTTCTGTTGGTCATTTAGAGCAGTTTATGAAGAAGGATGAGACATCGGTAAAAGGTAAGATCATGCTGGCAACTGTAAAAGGCGACGTGCATGATATAGGTAAGAATCTGGTGGAGATCATCTTATCCAATAATGGTTATCAGATCATTAATTTGGGTATAAAAGTACCACCTGAGACCATTATCGAAGCGTTTCGTCGTGAAAAAGCCGATGCGATCGGATTGTCTGGACTACTCGTAAAATCGGCACAGCAGATGGTGCTGACTGCGCAAGACCTACGCACGGCTGGGATTGATGTGCCTATTATGGTAGGTGGTGCTGCCTTGACCCGCAAGTTCACCAAAACACGTATCCGGCCGGAATATGATGGACTGGTATTATATGCTAAGGATGCTATGGATGGACTCGATATTGCTAATCGGCTTATGAATCCTGTTGAACGGGAGAAAATTGCCGAGGAAATTCGAGTGGAAGCAGAATCCGCAGTGGCAGTTGCTCCTAAGCAAGAGCTTCCTACGCTGACTAGAGCTGTACGCTCCAAAATTTCTCCAGATGCACCTGTATTTGTTCCACCCGATTTAGAGCGCCATGTCATTCGTAATTATCCATTGGGGCATATTATCCCTTATGTGAACATGCAAATGCTGCTCGGTCACCATCTGGGGCTACGAGGTTCTGTAGAGGCGCAATTAGCTGCTGGTGATGAGCGGACTGTGGAGTTGAAAGGTACTGTCGATGACATTCTACATCAAGCGATGCTGGAAGGTACGATTACTCCTCATGCGATGTATCAATTCTTTCCGGCACAATCAAGTGGTAACGATATTATCGTGTATAATCCACAGAATACAGCCGAGATTCTGCATACCTTTACTTTCCCAAGACAAGGTGTTGAGCCTTATCTCTGTCTAGCGGACTTTTTGAAGTCGGTCGACAGTGGAATGATGGACTATGTTGGATTCCTCGTGGTAACAGCGGGACACGGTGTTCGTGAGCTCTCTACAGCCCTTAAGGATAATGGCGATTATTTACGCTCACATGCGTTACAATCTGTAGCGCTGGAAGTAGCAGAAGGATTAGCGGAGCGTGTTCATCATATGATGCGTGATACATGGGGCTTCCCAGATCCTGCAGATATGACCATGAAACAAAGACATGGGGCAAGATATCAAGGGATTCGTGTATCCTTTGGTTATCCTGCATGCCCAGATCTGGAAGATCAGGGACCACTATTTAAACTATTATCCCCAGAGGATATCGGTGTTCACCTTACAGAAGGCTTTATGATGGAGCCTGAGGCTTCCGTTTCGGCGATGGTATTCGCTCATCCAGAAGCGCAGTATTTTAATGTAGAGAAGCTGTAA
- a CDS encoding FixH family protein: MKISRTIVPLLLGATLLVLGGCSSDQTKHSGVHNMNMNMDMSMEPIKVELHWNPEEVVVNQKVTFEAVVTQDNLAVDDAKEVLFEIVSKDDSEQKIEFKGKLVSDGIYQAEGTLTKEGQYIVTSHVTARTQHSMPNKELSVKP, encoded by the coding sequence ATGAAGATTTCAAGAACAATAGTTCCTTTATTATTAGGTGCAACACTTTTAGTATTGGGAGGATGTTCATCAGACCAAACTAAACATTCTGGCGTACATAATATGAATATGAACATGGACATGTCTATGGAACCTATCAAGGTCGAGTTACATTGGAATCCTGAAGAGGTTGTTGTAAATCAGAAGGTGACCTTTGAAGCAGTGGTGACGCAAGACAACTTGGCAGTAGATGATGCGAAAGAGGTTCTGTTCGAAATTGTGAGTAAAGATGATAGTGAACAGAAAATTGAATTTAAAGGGAAGCTAGTCAGTGATGGAATCTATCAAGCAGAGGGAACACTAACGAAAGAAGGACAATATATTGTTACATCACACGTAACTGCTAGAACTCAACATTCTATGCCTAATAAAGAACTCTCTGTAAAACCATAA
- a CDS encoding HAD family hydrolase: MPISAVLFDLDDTLLWDDRSVNEAFRSACEAAGDTIDPQELELAVRKEAIGLYESYETNPFTKMIGINPFEALWGNFTAGEQPEFRQLEQLAPGYRKEAWRRGLAALGVEDEALAETLAAKFAAERRNRPYIYEETIQVLEELKGKVKLLLLTNGCPALQQEKLDGVPEIVPFFDHIVISGSFGKGKPDKEIFLHALELLDIAPEQGVMVGDKLTTDIRGGLATGLTTVWINRKGKQPDPEIQPDYEIKHLGELLSLVQSL; the protein is encoded by the coding sequence ATGCCAATTTCCGCCGTACTATTTGACCTTGATGATACACTGCTCTGGGATGATCGGAGCGTTAATGAAGCATTTCGTTCTGCATGTGAAGCCGCTGGGGATACGATTGATCCACAAGAACTGGAACTTGCGGTGCGTAAAGAAGCCATTGGACTATATGAATCCTACGAAACGAACCCGTTTACAAAGATGATTGGGATTAATCCGTTTGAAGCACTTTGGGGGAACTTTACTGCAGGTGAACAGCCGGAATTCCGTCAATTGGAGCAGCTTGCACCGGGATATCGTAAAGAGGCATGGCGTCGTGGTCTTGCAGCACTTGGTGTAGAGGACGAAGCTCTTGCTGAGACATTAGCAGCCAAATTCGCAGCAGAGCGTAGAAATCGACCTTACATCTATGAAGAAACGATTCAGGTGCTTGAAGAACTGAAGGGAAAAGTGAAGCTATTGCTTCTGACTAATGGATGCCCTGCATTGCAACAAGAGAAACTAGATGGCGTACCTGAAATCGTTCCTTTCTTTGATCACATCGTGATTTCTGGAAGCTTCGGAAAAGGAAAGCCGGATAAGGAAATTTTTCTGCATGCCCTAGAACTTTTAGATATTGCACCTGAGCAAGGAGTTATGGTCGGAGATAAGCTTACAACTGATATTCGTGGTGGGCTGGCAACAGGTTTGACTACAGTTTGGATTAATAGAAAAGGCAAACAGCCAGATCCGGAAATTCAGCCGGATTATGAAATCAAACATCTTGGAGAGCTTCTTTCATTAGTCCAATCTCTATAA
- a CDS encoding DUF896 domain-containing protein has protein sequence MNIDELVARINELARKQKSVGLNQEETAERAKLREIYLGNIRNNFRAQLNTIELVDNDEHEQGNKGRKH, from the coding sequence TTGAATATTGATGAGTTGGTCGCGCGTATTAACGAATTGGCACGCAAACAGAAGAGCGTAGGCCTTAATCAAGAGGAAACGGCGGAACGCGCCAAGCTTCGTGAAATTTATTTGGGGAATATTCGCAATAACTTCCGAGCACAATTGAATACGATTGAATTGGTCGATAATGATGAGCATGAACAAGGTAACAAGGGGCGTAAGCATTAA
- a CDS encoding LysM peptidoglycan-binding domain-containing protein, with the protein MLKYSTYRSIYDKAPVVESLGHNPITRYSAQIKEITELLLEGLMRLFRRDFVIKLTLIIVLVLSGLTVVGNVFAGSTTLMKDEKRVVVERGDTLWSIALENKPSDMKTAVYIEGIKKFNGIKGNQINAGDILTLPIY; encoded by the coding sequence ATGTTAAAATACAGTACATACCGCAGCATCTACGATAAAGCCCCAGTGGTTGAATCTTTAGGACATAATCCTATTACCCGTTATTCAGCTCAGATTAAAGAGATTACAGAGCTTTTGCTTGAAGGCTTGATGCGTTTGTTCCGTAGAGATTTTGTTATTAAACTAACATTGATCATTGTGCTCGTACTATCAGGACTTACAGTAGTAGGTAATGTATTTGCAGGATCTACTACTTTAATGAAGGATGAGAAGCGCGTAGTGGTTGAACGTGGAGATACACTTTGGAGTATTGCTCTTGAGAATAAACCTTCTGATATGAAAACGGCTGTATATATAGAAGGAATTAAAAAATTCAATGGCATTAAAGGTAATCAGATTAATGCTGGAGATATTCTCACTTTACCTATATATTAA
- the lexA gene encoding transcriptional repressor LexA: protein MSKISSRQLAILEFIRSEVRSKGYPPSVREIGEAVGLASSSTVHGHLDRLEKKGLIRRDPTKPRAIELLGQEDSENVHHFAQTVARIPVVGKVTAGVPITATENIEDYFPLPTHYVGDNKVFMLSVQGDSMVEAGIMNGDYVIVRQQQTADNGDIVVAMTEEDEATVKTFYKERDHIRLQPENPAYEPLRLNRVTILGRVIGLFRDIH from the coding sequence ATGTCAAAGATTTCAAGTCGCCAGCTGGCGATCCTGGAATTTATACGTAGCGAAGTCCGCAGCAAGGGTTATCCTCCTTCCGTCCGGGAGATTGGAGAAGCTGTTGGTCTTGCTTCCAGCTCCACAGTTCACGGTCATTTAGATCGGCTAGAGAAGAAGGGACTTATCCGTCGAGATCCAACGAAGCCTCGTGCGATAGAATTGCTTGGCCAAGAGGATTCCGAGAATGTCCATCATTTCGCGCAAACCGTCGCTCGCATTCCTGTCGTAGGTAAGGTTACCGCCGGGGTTCCTATCACTGCTACTGAGAATATTGAAGACTACTTCCCGCTTCCAACTCACTATGTTGGAGATAACAAAGTATTTATGTTATCGGTTCAAGGTGACAGTATGGTCGAAGCTGGGATTATGAATGGCGACTATGTTATTGTTCGTCAACAACAAACGGCTGATAACGGAGATATCGTTGTAGCTATGACCGAAGAAGATGAAGCAACCGTTAAGACTTTTTATAAAGAACGTGATCATATACGTCTTCAGCCGGAGAATCCGGCGTACGAGCCTCTTCGCCTTAATCGCGTGACCATTCTCGGCAGAGTTATCGGATTATTTCGAGATATCCACTAA
- a CDS encoding L,D-transpeptidase, translating to MPNYRIIVDLTQRMLYLLDNDIVIRGFPVGIGKMLTQSPLGEFTIINKQPDPGGPFGVFWMGLSKPHYGIHGNNDPSSIGHEVSHGCIRMYNEDVLALAAIVPIGTRVTIRN from the coding sequence ATGCCAAATTACCGGATTATAGTTGATCTGACGCAGCGTATGCTTTATCTTCTTGATAACGACATTGTGATCAGGGGCTTCCCAGTCGGAATCGGTAAAATGTTAACTCAATCACCACTCGGTGAATTCACAATCATTAACAAACAACCCGATCCAGGTGGTCCATTTGGGGTCTTTTGGATGGGTCTATCTAAGCCTCACTATGGGATACATGGAAATAATGATCCCTCATCCATAGGGCACGAAGTATCCCACGGTTGTATTCGTATGTACAATGAAGATGTGTTAGCACTAGCTGCGATTGTTCCGATTGGAACACGAGTAACGATCAGGAATTAA
- a CDS encoding MBL fold metallo-hydrolase: MIQDRWFTVTKIDPITYAISEYGHWEKVHSFLLLGKEQAVLIDTGLGIDNIKRITDQLTDLPIAVITTHVHADHIGSHGQFETIYVHKEDEDWLINGIRGLSLAQIRKDMSRDITLPVPETFDPNTYTPYQGKPTALLREGDVLDLGGRRLEIYHTPGHSPGHISIFDHANGYLFTGDLLYDVTPIYAFYPSTSPVDLVASLEKIAKIPGVSQIFGSHNTLGLDPSILQEVMKAVRELRERDLVAHGTGIHQFNGFSVQF; this comes from the coding sequence TTGATTCAAGATCGATGGTTCACAGTCACGAAAATTGATCCAATTACTTATGCAATCAGTGAATATGGACATTGGGAAAAGGTGCACTCTTTTTTGTTGTTAGGGAAAGAACAAGCGGTGTTGATTGATACGGGATTAGGCATCGATAATATAAAAAGAATAACGGATCAGTTAACGGATTTACCTATCGCTGTCATCACTACGCATGTGCATGCAGATCATATTGGCAGTCATGGACAATTTGAGACGATCTATGTTCATAAAGAGGATGAGGATTGGCTGATTAATGGAATACGAGGTTTGTCCCTTGCCCAGATCAGAAAAGATATGAGCCGAGATATTACTCTTCCTGTTCCTGAGACGTTTGATCCTAATACGTATACACCTTATCAAGGGAAACCAACAGCTCTATTGCGAGAGGGAGATGTGCTTGATTTAGGCGGGCGTAGATTAGAAATTTACCACACACCGGGTCATTCGCCAGGACATATTAGCATCTTTGATCATGCGAACGGGTATCTGTTTACAGGGGATTTATTGTATGATGTTACGCCAATTTATGCTTTTTACCCCTCTACTAGTCCTGTTGATTTAGTGGCTTCATTAGAAAAAATTGCAAAAATTCCAGGTGTATCACAAATATTTGGCTCTCATAATACGTTGGGTCTAGATCCATCTATTTTGCAAGAGGTTATGAAGGCAGTTCGTGAATTACGTGAACGGGATCTTGTCGCTCATGGTACGGGCATTCACCAATTTAACGGATTTAGTGTGCAATTTTAA
- a CDS encoding cupin domain-containing protein, with the protein MAKIFNENTVSFKQKLSPIPEFAWHTSERLAEIANSKHLVFDIRSLDPDKYSFPYHFHRNAEEIFVILTGKAMLRTPEGFSEVSEGDVLFFEIGPEGAHQLYNHTDAPCKYLDLRTNQGIDVCEYPDSGKINILPYQEIYQADQQADYYKGEEQVREKWNGMEDHT; encoded by the coding sequence TTGGCGAAGATTTTTAATGAAAATACAGTTTCATTTAAACAAAAGTTATCTCCGATCCCTGAGTTTGCTTGGCATACGAGTGAGAGGTTAGCTGAGATCGCTAATTCTAAACATCTTGTCTTCGACATAAGATCGCTTGATCCAGATAAGTATTCCTTTCCTTATCATTTTCATAGAAACGCTGAAGAAATATTTGTGATTTTGACGGGAAAAGCGATGTTAAGAACTCCCGAGGGTTTTAGTGAGGTTTCTGAAGGTGATGTGCTATTTTTTGAAATAGGACCTGAAGGAGCGCATCAACTTTATAATCATACGGATGCACCTTGCAAGTATCTTGATCTCCGAACGAACCAGGGCATAGATGTTTGCGAATATCCGGACTCAGGTAAAATCAACATTCTCCCCTATCAAGAAATTTATCAGGCGGATCAACAAGCGGACTATTATAAAGGAGAAGAGCAGGTAAGGGAGAAATGGAACGGAATGGAGGATCACACTTGA